CCGCTTCCCCGCCCGGTCCCAGGCCGCGGCCGCCTCATCGTCGAGCATCCTCGTGGTCAGCAGCCCGAGACTCTCCCCGAAGCGGGCGGCCGCTTCCCGGATCGGCCCGGCGTTGGTCTCGAGGATCCCCCTCCAGATGCCGTAATCGGATGCCGCCAGGCGCGTCATGTCGAGAAAACCGCGCCCCGCGAGAGTCTGGAGCATCGCGTGCTCGGCGTCCCCGGCCGCGGCCGAGTGCATGAGGGCCACGGCGATCAGCTGCGGCAGGTGGCTGACCATGGCCATGATCCGGTCGTGCTCCTCGGGGTCGATGGTCACCGGGGTCGCCCGGAGGGTCTCGACCAGCTCGATCAGGGCCAGGAGCGCTTCGGGCGGGGTGTCGGCATAGGGACAGAGGGCGTAGACCCGGCCGTTGAAGAGGAGCGGGTCCGCCGCCTCCACCCCGGAACGCTCCGATCCCGCCATGGGGTGCCCGCCGATGAAGTGGACCCCCGGGGGGAGGAGTCCGGGGGCCTCGTCCATGATCCGTTTCTTGGTGCTCCCCACGTCGGTGACGATGGCGCCCGGGCGCAGGAAGGGGGCCAGGCGGCCTAGAGTGTCGGGGAGCGCCTGGACCGGGGTGGCCACGAGCACCAGGTCGCTGTCGGGGAGATGGGCCCCGGCGTCGTCCATGGTCCCCAGGCACCCGGAGACGGCGGCCTCCTCGAGCGCCGGCAGGCGCCCGGGCAGGTCGAGGCACGCGACGGTCCATTCCGGCCGGCGGTGCTTGAGGGCCAGCGCGACCGA
Above is a genomic segment from Acidobacteriota bacterium containing:
- a CDS encoding prephenate dehydrogenase/arogenate dehydrogenase family protein; amino-acid sequence: MKMTIVGCGLIGGSVALALKHRRPEWTVACLDLPGRLPALEEAAVSGCLGTMDDAGAHLPDSDLVLVATPVQALPDTLGRLAPFLRPGAIVTDVGSTKKRIMDEAPGLLPPGVHFIGGHPMAGSERSGVEAADPLLFNGRVYALCPYADTPPEALLALIELVETLRATPVTIDPEEHDRIMAMVSHLPQLIAVALMHSAAAGDAEHAMLQTLAGRGFLDMTRLAASDYGIWRGILETNAGPIREAAARFGESLGLLTTRMLDDEAAAAWDRAGKRRRKMGPETLARPRKQDLRSIIDRHDRQILTALGHRIDIARRIGRLKKRQSAPVTDGEREKRMMFERRDWGQSLGLPEELVDELFAVIVRHSVRIQSEPAE